A portion of the Ricinus communis isolate WT05 ecotype wild-type chromosome 10, ASM1957865v1, whole genome shotgun sequence genome contains these proteins:
- the LOC8268285 gene encoding probable protein phosphatase 2C 4 — MGNGVTKVGHCFSNSTAGDISCRHDIAVYVSDQLHKGLGHSFCYIKAEPPRTSTNQIHSEETTTFFSISGASVSANTSSSSSTDASLPYSCNLDEASAFESSDSFASVPLQPVPRRGGGGQLQSGSVSSPNERGFLSGPIERGFLSGPIERGFVSAPIDRALYSGLMEKDSCSKLQKSSPPGGFGIDEVHVKTKKRNSIIKSLKRVISNTISRGKKSFMGAVVVKDSVEVKNGEHLSGDSCNLSAQLNLNNDVDEDSVFSLESQNLQWAQGKAGEDRVHIVISEEHGWVFVGIYDGFNGPDAPDFLLSNLYTNVNEELKGLLWNDKFESSSPQTEETEEYSHSIGKENHPSDEVVVTNQRKQGKNLKHRSKGAAKRWEENQRRWRCEWDRERVELDRKLKDELNCQGSNSNGVNHFDVLRALSKALRKTEETYFEIADKMAEEKPELALMGSCVLVMLMKGEDVYLMNVGDSRAVLAQKGDTSLGLGKGNQDLEIISEESLRDLEVFDGDEFYRLNNLSSLQLTMDHSTYVHKEVQRIKKEHPDDPSAVTNDRVKGYLKVTRAFGVGFLKQPKWNDLLLEMFRIDYVGTSPYITCFPSLYHHKLNSRDRFLILSSDGLYQYFTNDEAISEVEMFIAAFPEGDPAQHLIEEVLFRAAKRAGIDFHELLDIPQGDRRRYHDDVSVIIISLEGRIWRSSV; from the exons aTGGGTAACGGAGTTACAAAAGTGGGTCACTGTTTTTCCAACAGTACAGCCGGTGATATCTCATGCCGCCACGACATCGCCGTTTATGTTAGCGATCAGCTCCACAAAGGACTAGGCCATTCTTTCTGCTATATAAAAGCAGAGCCACCTCGTACGTCCACCAACCAAATTCACTCTGAGGAAACGACAACGTTTTTCTCTATCTCAGGTGCTTCTGTAAGTGCGAACACTTCGTCGTCTTCTTCAACGGATGCTTCCTTGCCTTACAGTTGTAATTTAGATGAAGCTTCTGCTTTCGAGAGCTCCGATTCTTTCGCTTCTGTTCCTCTTCAGCCTGTCCCTCGCCGTGGTGGCGGTGGACAGCTGCAATCAGGTTCTGTTTCGAGTCCGAATGAACGTGGCTTCCTATCAGGTCCTATTGAACGTGGGTTCCTTTCGGGGCCGATTGAACGTGGGTTTGTATCGGCACCGATTGATCGAGCCTTGTATTCGGGTTTGATGGAGAAGGACAGTTGTAGTAAGTTACAGAAGAGTTCACCCCCTGGCGGTTTTGGTATTGATGAAGTACATGTGAAAACCAAGAAGAGAAATAGTATAATAAAGAGTCTAAAGAGAGTAATATCTAATACTATTTCTAGAGGGAAAAAATCATTCATGGGTGCTGTTGTTGTTAAAGATTCAGTTGAAGTTAAAAATGGTGAACATTTGAGTGGCGATAGTTGTAATTTGAGTGCTcagttgaatttgaataatGATGTTGATGAAGATAGTGTTTTCTCATTGGAAAGTCAGAATTTGCAATGGGCACAAGGGAAAGCTGGTGAGGATAGGGTGCATATAGTTATATCTGAGGAACATGGATGGGTTTTTGTTGGGATTTATGATGGATTTAATGGTCCTGATGCACCTGATTTCTTGCTTTCTAATCTTTATACTAATGTGAATGAGGAGCTTAAAGGATTGTTATGGAACGATAAGTTTGAATCTTCATCGCCACAAACAGAGGAAACAGAGGAGTATTCGCATTCAATTGGTAAGGAAAATCATCCATCTGATGAGGTTGTGGTTACAAATCAGAGAAAACAAGGAAAGAATTTGAAGCATAGAAGTAAAGGTGCAGCAAAGAGATGGGAGGAGAACCAGAGGAGGTGGAGGTGTGAATGGGACAGAGAAAGAGTGGAACTTGATAGGAAATTAAAAGACGAATTGAATTGCCAAGGGTCTAACTCTAATGGGGTTAACCATTTCGATGTTTTGAGAGCACTTTCGAAAGCTTTGAGGAAGACAGAGGAGACCTACTTTGAAATTGCTGATAAGATGGCGGAGGAGAAACCTGAGTTGGCCTTGATGGGTTCTTGCGTTTTGGTGATGTTGATGAAAGGGGAAGATGTTTACTTGATGAACGTTGGAGATAGTCGAGCTGTTTTGGCACAGAAAGGCGACACAAGTCTTGGATTAGGGAAAGGAAACCAGGACTTGGAGATAATTAGCGAGGAAAGCTTGCGCGACCTTGAAGTCTTTGATGGTGATGAATTTTACAGATTAAATAACTTGAGTTCCCTTCAACTTACCATGGATCACAGTACTTATGTGCATAAG GAAGTTCAGAGAATCAAGAAAGAACATCCCGATGATCCTTCTGCAGTAACAAATGACAGAGTTAAGGGTTATTTGAAGGTTACTCGGGCTTTCGGAGTTGGCTTTCTCAAACAG CCAAAGTGGAATGATCTGCTGTTAGAGATGTTTCGGATAGACTATGTTGGAACATCCCCATACATAACCTGTTTTCCATCCCTCTATCACCATAAACTGAATTCAAGAGACAGATTCTTGATATTGTCATCCGATGGGCTCTACCAGTACTTCACAAATGATGAAGCTATCTCTGAAGTCGAAATGTTCATTGCAGCATTTCCTGAAGGGGACCCTGCACAGCATCTAATCGAGGAAGTTCTGTTTCGTGCAGCCAAAAGAGCTG GTATAGATTTCCATGAGTTGCTTGATATTCCACAAGGGGACCGGCGCAGGTACCATGACGATGTTtctgttataattatttctttggAAGGAAGGATATGGCGTTCATCTGTGTAA